From the genome of bacterium HR17, one region includes:
- the phoR_2 gene encoding Alkaline phosphatase synthesis sensor protein PhoR, protein MARDRRFMGVIAVVAGLLAVTFCERQWGANAPLWQLYLIPVAAAGMFAEVTGGIVAGVAASLLLGLLSPVARTWDGSALLGWQMGFVFLGGLIGYLKRQAELQREAKEQLRRQQELREALTDFLVHDLRSPLTNVISGLETLKLALQDQIAPEDAELLELALIGAQRLLTMVNSLLDLRKMEEGKFPLYLKEFVPDDAVTEAVRQVQLWAKQNGVIVRTELASDLPAMVADRWVLIRVLVNLLSNALKYTPSGKTVTVWVETRDDGVHFAVADEGPGIPKEYLDRIFDRFVQVEARKAGAAVGTGLGLTFCKMAVEAHGGRIWLESEVGKGTTVHFVLPLTPHPAPTPVAPVSQAVPS, encoded by the coding sequence GTGGCACGAGACCGCCGATTTATGGGCGTTATCGCCGTCGTCGCAGGATTGCTTGCCGTCACTTTTTGCGAGCGCCAGTGGGGCGCTAACGCCCCGCTGTGGCAACTCTACCTCATCCCTGTCGCCGCCGCCGGCATGTTCGCCGAGGTGACAGGCGGCATCGTCGCGGGGGTGGCTGCCAGTTTACTGTTAGGGCTGCTGTCACCCGTCGCCCGCACTTGGGACGGGAGCGCTTTGCTCGGTTGGCAGATGGGTTTCGTGTTCCTCGGCGGGCTCATCGGTTATTTAAAGCGACAAGCGGAATTGCAGCGAGAGGCAAAGGAGCAACTGCGCCGCCAGCAGGAATTGCGCGAAGCGCTGACGGATTTCCTCGTGCACGACTTGCGTTCGCCCCTGACCAATGTCATCAGCGGGTTGGAAACGCTGAAACTGGCGCTGCAAGACCAAATTGCCCCTGAAGACGCCGAACTGCTGGAACTGGCGCTCATCGGGGCGCAACGGTTGCTTACGATGGTCAATTCGTTGCTGGACTTGCGCAAGATGGAAGAGGGGAAATTCCCGCTTTACCTCAAGGAGTTTGTGCCTGACGATGCCGTGACCGAAGCGGTGCGGCAGGTGCAACTGTGGGCAAAGCAAAACGGCGTCATCGTGCGCACAGAGTTAGCATCAGATTTGCCAGCGATGGTCGCTGACCGCTGGGTGCTCATCCGCGTCCTCGTCAACTTGCTAAGCAACGCCTTGAAATACACGCCGTCGGGCAAGACGGTCACGGTGTGGGTGGAAACGCGCGATGACGGCGTGCATTTTGCAGTCGCCGATGAAGGTCCGGGCATCCCAAAGGAGTATCTTGACCGCATCTTTGACCGTTTCGTGCAGGTGGAAGCCCGTAAAGCCGGCGCAGCGGTCGGGACAGGGTTGGGATTGACTTTTTGTAAGATGGCAGTGGAAGCGCATGGCGGGCGCATTTGGCTGGAAAGCGAAGTGGGCAAAGGCACGACGGTGCATTTCGTCCTTCCGCTCACCCCTCACCCTGCGCCGACGCCGGTGGCGCCTGTCTCGCAGGCTGTCCCCTCGTAG